A section of the Cololabis saira isolate AMF1-May2022 chromosome 16, fColSai1.1, whole genome shotgun sequence genome encodes:
- the LOC133462210 gene encoding uncharacterized protein LOC133462210 yields MKLYTIITVFYTTFDFIQVSGSSLSDKVHQNPSEMFVKSGETTDINCSHSIDNYDRILWYQQSDGSLQVLGYMCVVSIKKITGDANKGKTCTFHLLVEQTGPEMGAGCRASNSNSFNITFIICMLMFLYFPVNKGASDTKRVDQTPPAIFKRDGESVDSEIKCSHEIQYYEFILWYKQDKLGALKLLGYLNMEFQNPEEDVKGKISFDGDGRKKSSLTVSDLKLNDSAVYFCAARRHSATDSLKVFTKTSIYLFDWQTRPSDS; encoded by the exons ATGAAACTCTACACGATCATCACCGTCTTCTACACAACCTTTGACTTCATCCAGGTCTCAG GTTCCTCTCTCAGTGACAAAGTCCACCAGAATCCATCTGAGATGTTTGTAAAATCTGGAGAAACCACCGACATCAACTGTTCACACAGTATTGACAACTACGACCGAATCCTCTGGTACCAACAATCAGATGGAAGCCTGCAGGTCCTCGGATACATGTGCGTGGTTTCTATAAAGAAGATCACAGGAGATGCAAATAAAGGAAAAACCTGCAC GTTTCATCTGCTGGTGGAACAAACAGGACCTGAAATGGGAGCTGGATGCAGAGCCTCAAACTCCAACTCCTTCAACATCACATTCATCATCTGCATGTTAATGTTCTTGTATTTCCCAGTAAATAAAG GCGCCTCTGACACCAAACGGGTCGACCAAACTCCTCCTGCCATCTTCAAGAGAGATGGTGAATCTGTGGACAGTGAGATCAAATGTTCACATGAAATACAATACTATGAATTCATTCTGTGGTACAAACAGGACAAACTCGGAGCTCTGAAGCTGCTGGGATATCTGAACATGGAATTTCAAAATCCTGAAGAAGATGTGAAGGGAAAAATCAGCTTTGACGGAGATGGCAGGAAGAAGTCCAGCCTCACAGTTTCTGACCTGAAACTGAACGACAGTGCCGTGTATTTCTGTGCTGCTAGACGACACAGTGCTACAGATTCCCTCAAAGTctttacaaaaacctcaatttaTCTGTTTGACTGGCAGACGAGGCCTTCAGACTCCTGA